From a region of the Coffea arabica cultivar ET-39 chromosome 3e, Coffea Arabica ET-39 HiFi, whole genome shotgun sequence genome:
- the LOC113737335 gene encoding L10-interacting MYB domain-containing protein-like — protein MKRENSVRANWKDSEVFRRFIELCLIEARPNNYSGSSLKKECWERIRSTLKAENKGDFTQRKLKNEWDYLKQKYIIWARLIGNTGNTHYDPVTTTINWTSKQWEEYLKDNPKASKFCFNPLEYPNEMRALFDGIVASGKNVWGPSKEGLPQDGLESCSQTCINLETEEIDMASSSTKKSKQEIKSEGKHPKKTNVEKLHDVDSQLMNVIEILEKSDGPSIKDCNEILDKMQGLTEMDPLYLAASSIFCESKAYREQWIQIAEKHEDFRLNWIAMNARKLGLF, from the exons ATGAAACGAGAGAATTCTGTCAGGGCTAATTGGAAAGACTCGGAAGTATTCCGGCGATTTATAGAATTATGTTTGATTGAAGCACGCCCTAATAATTACAGTGGAAGCAGTTTAAAAAAAGAATGTTGGGAACGAATTAGATCAACtttgaaagctgaaaataagGGCGATTTTACGCAAAGAAAATTGAAGAATGAATGGgattatttgaaacaaaaatatataatttgggCAAGACTCATTGGTAACACAGGGAATACTCATTATGACCCTGTTACCACTACCATCAATTGGACTTCAAAGCAATGGGAAGAGTACTTAAAG GATAATCCCAAAGCAagcaaattttgttttaatccaCTGGAATATCCAAATGAAATGAGGGCATTATTTGATGGTATTGTGGCTAGCGGAAAAAATGTGTGGGGTCCATCTAAAGAGGGATTACCACAGGATGGTCTTGAATCTTGTTCACAGACATGTATCAATTTGGAAACGGAAGAAATTGATATGGCCTCTTCTTCAACTAAGAAATCAAAACAGGAAATCAAGAGTGAAGgcaaacatccaaaaaaaacCAATGTTGAAAAACTACATGATGTTGATAGTCAGTTGATGAATGTTATTGAGATCTTGGAAAAGTCAGATGGACCAAGTATTAAAGATTGTAACGAGATTTTAGACAAAATGCAGGGTTTAACAGAAATGGATCCACTGTACCTTGCAGCTTCTAGTATTTTTTGTGAAAGTAAAGCTTACAGAGAGCAATGGATCCAGATAGCAGAAAAACATGAAGACTTTAGATTGAATTGGATTGCAATGAATGCAAGAAAGCtaggtttattttga